GGATCTGGAGGTGGTCCTGGTCGCCGGGGTCCACGGCGCCCGCGATGTCCATGTCGGTCGCGAGCCACAGCTGCGTGCCGGGCAGCGACAGGGGCGTGCCTGCCTCGACGGGGATGCTGAACGGGAATTCGCGGCGTTCCCCGGCGCGCAACTCGAAGGTGGGGATCACCTGGAATTTGCTCAGCTGGTGCGAGACGTAGCTGTCGTCGCTTTTATAGCGGGTGGCGAGGCCTAGGTTCACGCGTTCGATGCGCTGGTCGAGGTTCCCGCCCTGCACGACCAGCACGCCGGTGACGCTGTCGCCGATGCGCACGGCGGGGTTGTGGACCTGGGCGTCGACTCGCGCGCCGCCCACTCCGATGGCGGCCATCATCTTCTTCAGGAATCCCATGAGGGCCGGTACGGGGGAAGGCGCGCGGAGGTTCCCGGTCCGGTCAGCTGCCCGCCTTGCGGGGTGCCCGGCGGGCGGGGGACTTGCGGGGCGCGGGGGTGGTCGGTTCGGCTGGCGTGGTCCGTTCGGCTGGCGCGGTCGGGTCGGGGACCGTTCCGGCGGCCATCATGGCGGCGCCGATGATCCCGGCCTCGTTCAGCAATCTGGCGGGCACGACGCGGCTGCGGTCCAGCTTCAGGTGCCCCTGCCACTTCTCGGCTTTCTTGCTGATCCCGCCGCCGATGATGAACAGGTCCGGGCTGAACAGCAGTTCCAGGTGCTGCAGGTACGTGCAGGCGCGTTTGCTCCACTGTTTCCAGTTCAGATCGTCGCGTTCGCGGGCGCGGTCGGACGCCCAGGTCTCGGCGTGCTTGTCGCGCAGCCACAGGTGACCCAGTTCGGTGTTGGGGATCAGCACGCCCCGGTGGATCAGGGCGCTGCCGATGCCGGTCCCGAAGGTCAGGACGAGCACGGTGCCGTCCTCGCCCTGCCCGGCGCCGAAGCGGGCCTCGGCGAGTCCGGCGGCGTCGGCGTCGTTGATCAGGTGGACGTCGTGCCCGGTGGCGTCGGTGAACAGCGCGTCGGCATTCAGGCCCACCCAGTCCGGGTGGACGTTCGCGGCGGACAGGGTGTGGCCGCGCTGCACGATGCCGGGGAAGGTCACGCCGACCGGTCCCGGCAGCCCGAAGTGCTCGACGAGCTGCTGCACGACACGTTTCACGTCGTCTGGCGCGGCGCCTTCGGGCGTGGGAATGCGCCGGCGTTCGGCGGTCAGTTGACCGGTGCGGGTGTCCACGGGCGCG
This region of Deinococcus sp. JMULE3 genomic DNA includes:
- a CDS encoding sporulation protein, coding for MGFLKKMMAAIGVGGARVDAQVHNPAVRIGDSVTGVLVVQGGNLDQRIERVNLGLATRYKSDDSYVSHQLSKFQVIPTFELRAGERREFPFSIPVEAGTPLSLPGTQLWLATDMDIAGAVDPGDQDHLQILPSREMEVLFQGAQRLGFQLSGSEIEYHHGRIVQEISFRPPHGQYRIAEIEMMLFPQGSGLDVILEVDRRATGVASLFTSEFEQRGRWHLSAATISAGPDAVARELEARIRALL
- the ppgK gene encoding polyphosphate--glucose phosphotransferase, whose protein sequence is MSVILGIDIGGSGIKGAPVDTRTGQLTAERRRIPTPEGAAPDDVKRVVQQLVEHFGLPGPVGVTFPGIVQRGHTLSAANVHPDWVGLNADALFTDATGHDVHLINDADAAGLAEARFGAGQGEDGTVLVLTFGTGIGSALIHRGVLIPNTELGHLWLRDKHAETWASDRARERDDLNWKQWSKRACTYLQHLELLFSPDLFIIGGGISKKAEKWQGHLKLDRSRVVPARLLNEAGIIGAAMMAAGTVPDPTAPAERTTPAEPTTPAPRKSPARRAPRKAGS